The stretch of DNA ATCTTAGGTGATACTATGTCCATCGAAACTATCCAGAACGTTCTTGAAAACTATGTAAATGGAAATAAAAATGCAGAAATTGATACAAATTTACTTGATCCGGAATCGTTTCGTCTTGGTGAGATGATAAACCAGATTATCAGAGAAAAAAATGAAAGCGATGACCAGGCAAATTTCTTTTATGATACCATAATGAAGATTCCTGTCCCTATGGCCCTTATGGATCCAAGCCTCAATATCATCGATGTAAACGAAGATCTTGTTGAAATCTCAGGCACATCAAAAGAAAGATTCTGCAAACTGGACCTCCAGAACTTCTACAGGGAGTTCAAAATCGAACTTATCGAGGGAAATGGCGTAAAAAAAGCTCTCGAAACAAAATCCAGGGTAGCGGGTATATTTTACATGACCTTTAAAGGCGATGTGAAAACAATTGAAACCCATACAATCCCGTTGCTTGACGAATACGGAAAAATCAGGAATTTCAACCTTGTATTCATTGACGTCACCGAATCTGCAAGGACAATTGATTACATCGAAGCCGGGGTCTCAAACGTGGCGCACGATCTCAACTGCATCGCAGACGGGAGGCTGGAGGAACTCAGGCTTGAAGTAGGAGAAGCTGATGAATACACCAGGGAAGTCAGGAAACAGTTCCTTGAAATGACATCCTACGTTAAACTCGTAAATGAAACATTGCACAGCCTTGTGGCCGACATCCACAAACTCGTCGATGCAGGAAATGACGGAAGACTTGAATTCAGGGCCGAAAGCAGTGGTTACAAAGGCGCATATATCGGGCTCATTGAAGGTACCAACGATCTCCTGAAATCCGTTGCGGTACCGGTCAACGAGGCGATGAATATCTGCAATCACTACGCGGATGCGGATTTTACAGCCAGATTCTCGGATGACATAAAGGTAAAGGGCGACTTCCTGAAATTCAAAGAATCATTGAACAATATCGGAATCAACGTATCCGAAACCCTCAGTGCCACAAGCAGGGTTACAGGCCAGGTAGCTTCCAATTCGACTGAAGTCGTCAAAGGAACAAATGAAGTCGCAAAAGCGGCTGAAGGAGTCGCCAATACGAGCCAGAAGACCGCCGACCTCACAAAGGAGCTTAATGCAAGCATCGAAAACATCAACAGCCAGATCTCAGATTTATCCGCCTCAAACGAAGAGATCGCAAGCACCTCGCAGGAAGTATTCAATGCCGCAAACCACGTCGTCGAGATCGGAAAAGAGGCTCAGAACCTCGGCAAAGATGCAAACAAAAAGATGGAAAATGTCGAGAAGATCGCAAGCGAGAGCGTAAACGAGATCCATGAGCTGACCGAAAAGATAAAGGAAGTCAGCAATGTAGTCAAACTGATAAACGATATTACCAGCCAGATAAATCTCCTCGCACTTAATGCGGCGATCGAAGCCGCACGCGCCGGAGAGCACGGACGAGGATTCGCGGTCGTTGCAGGTGAGGTCAAAAATCTCGCAGCGGAGGCAAGGGCCGCAACGGGTTCTATAGAGAGCGTCGTATCAGCTGTACAATCAAGCAGTGAAAAAACCGCTTCAGCGATTACATCGGCCAACCAGGAAATTGTAAACGGAGTAGATAGCGTAACAAAAGCAATCGAGGCCCTGAATACGATTATCACCAACGCGGGGCAGGTATCTAACGACATAGGCGAAATAACAAAAGCTATAGAAGATCAGGCCAAAATATCCAATAATGTAGTCCAATCCGTAGAAGAAGGGACTGCAAAGACGAAAGAAGTCCAGAAAGAATCCGAAGAGCTTGCTGCACTTGCAGAAGAGGCCAGTGCATCGGTCGAGGAGATCGGAAGTGCGATACAGGAAGTAAATGCACTCATCAAAAACCTCGAAGAGGCTAACTCGAAATTCAAATATTAAAGGGAGATAACATGGCTGAAATGAAGGATGTTGTACAGTTTGAAATCGGCGGGGTTCAGTACGCCCTGGATATAAACATCGCACGTGAAATTGTTGAAATGATGCCGATAACACCGGTACCAAGAGCGCCCGAGCATATTGCAGGAATCATAAATCTCAGGGGAGAGATCACCAATATACTGAATCTTAACTACCTTATGGGCCTTCCGCCGGGAAAGGAAGTAGAAAACAGAAAAATTATAGTTCTGGTTTCCGAAGCGGCAAATGGATCGAATGTCGGCCTGATCGTCGATGATGTCCAGAGTGTCCTTCAGGTATCAGAGGAGGACATAGACCAGATGGATGAAGCGATGTCCAGGGAGGCATATGTTAAAGGTATAATCAAGATTGGAAAAGAAAACAGCGAGAATAAAAATCTCGTCATATGGATTGACATTGCAAAGATACTCTCCGATACACTCAGAGAATCTGATGTTGCAGTTGCCGTATGATCGCCATATAACACGAGAGGACTAACCCCAATATACAGATGACATAAAATACCTGCCCTTTTTTTTGATTTCACAGCGGATTTTTGATATTCAGGAGATGAAGTCTTTTAATGCATAATAAAGAAGATAACGACGGCCAGGATGCAAATTAATAAGATATAACTGATTAAGGGAATCATCGGGCTGACAGGAATAGATCAAATGTGAAATAATATTTCTCAAATGATACTTTTGAGAAACATAAATACCATTTTTTACAATAAAAATGCTATTTTAATTCTTAGATTTATATAATCAATATTTGATCATATTTATTGAATATTATTATTAGAATATTATTTATTTTGATCATATTTATATATCATTATTCATAATTATTTTTTAGCGGCTTTCAGTAAACATAGACTGCTTGTTAATTATCTCCAGTGTTTGCGATATTGACAGCTAAGGCTATGGAAAAATCATTGAAAACCCGCGGTGATCTCAACCAAAAGAAAAATTTCAGGTGATACCATGTCCATCGAATCAATTCAAACCGTTCTTGAAAACTATGTAAACGGAAATAAAAATGCAAAAATCGACACAAAATTACTCGAATCAGGATCAGTTCGTCTTGGAGAGTTGATTAACAGAATTATCGAAGAAAAAAATGAGAGAAACGAATGGGCGGATTTTCTTTACGATGCACTCATGAAAGTTCCGGTCGCGATGGCTCTCATGGATAAGGACCTCAATATTAAAGACGCAAACGATGATCTTGTTGAATTATCCGGTACTTCAAAGGAGAAATTCTGCAGAATGGATCTGCGGGACTTTTATAACGAGTTCAAACTCGAACTCATTGAAGGAAAAAGTGCAAAAGACGCCGTCGAACTTAAATCCAGGGTCTCCGGGAAATTTCATATGACTTTTAAAGGGGATGTGAAAACAATAGATGTTCTAAGTATCCCTTTATTTGACAAAAACGGAAAGATCAAAAATATCAACGTCGTCCTCATTGACACCACCGAATCGGCAAAGATGATAGACTACATTAAAGACGAAGTATCAAACGTCGCCCACGACCTCAACTGCATCGCCGAAGGAAAGCCTGAAGAGATCAGGCTTGAAGTAGGAGACGGCGACGCATACATGAGAGAAGTAAGGGAACAGTTCCTTGAAATAAACTCCTCTGTCAAGCTTGTCAATGAAACGCTTCTTACAATAGTTACCGATATCCAGAAACTTGTTGAAGCGGGAAATGACGGAAGACTTGAATTCAGGGTCGACAGCAACAGGTACAATGGTGCATACATCGAACTGATGGAAGGCACGAACGATCTCCTGAAATCCGTTGCAGTTCCGGTCAACGAGGCGATGAATATATGCAATAATTATGCAAAAGCAGATTTTACAGCCAGATTCTCGGATGAAATAAAAGTGAAGGGCGACTTTCTTAAATTCAAAGAGGCACTGAACAATATCGGAATCAACGTCTCAGAGAGCCTCAGTGCCACAAGCAGGGTCACGGATCAGGTAGCCGTTAATTCAGGAGAAGTCGCAAAAGGAACCGACGAGGTTGCAAAAGCTGCCGAAGGTGTTGCAAATACAAGCCAGAAGACCGCCGACCTTACAAAAGAGCTTCATGCAAGCATCGAAAACATCAACAGCCAGATTGCAGGCTTATCGGCCTCAAACGAAGAGATCGCAAGCACCTCGCAGGAAGTATTCAATGCCGCAAACCATGTCGTTGCGATAGGAAAAGAGGCACAGGACTTAGGTAAGGATGCCAACAAAAAGATGGAAAACGTCGAAAAGATCGCAAGCCAGAGTGTCAGTGAAATTCACGACCTTACCGAAAAGATAAAGGAAGTCAGCAATGTAGTCAAACTGATAAACGATATTACCAGCCAGATCAATCTCTTAGCCCTCAATGCGGCAATCGAAGCCGCACGCGCCGGGGAGCACGGCCGGGGATTCGCGGTCGTTGCCGGAGAAGTCAAAAATCTCGCGGCGGAAGCCAGGACTGCAACGGATTCGATCGAAAGCGTAGTATCCGCCGTCCAGTCGGGAAGTGAAAAAACCGCTTCCGCGATTACGTCGGCCAACCAGGAGATCCTGAACGGCGTCGAAAGCGTAACAAAGACGATCGAGGCCCTGAACACAATTATCACCAACGCAGGGCAGGTATCCAACGACATTGGTGAAATAACGAAAGCCATAGAAGATCAGGCCAAAATATCCAATAACATAGTCCATTCCGTAGAAGAAGGGACTGCAAAGACAAAAGAAGTCCAAAAAGAATCCGAAGAGCTTGCTGCGTTGGCAGAAGAGGCCAGCGCATCGGTCGAGGAGATCGGAAGTGCAATACAGGAAGTAAATGCACTCATCAAAAACCTCGAAGATGCTAATTCGAAATTCAAATATTAAAGAGAGATACTATGGCCGAAATGAAGGATATCGTGCAGTTTGAAATCGGCGGAGTCCAGTACGCCCTGGACATCAACATCGCACGCGAAATAGTTGAAATGATGCCGATAACCCCGGTACCGAGAGCGCCCGAGCATATTGCAGGAATAATAAATCTCAGGGGAGAGATTACCAATATCCTGAATCTTAACTATCTTATGGGCCTTCCGGCGGGAGAGGAAGTGGAGAACAGAAAAATAATCGTTCTTGTCCCTGAAGCGGCAGACGGCTCCAATGTCGGCCTGATCGTCGACGACGTCCAGAGCGTCCTCCAGGTATCGGAAGAGGACATAGACCAGATGGACGAAGCGATGTCCAGGGAGGCATATGTTAAAGGTATAATCAAGATAGGAAAAGACAGCAGTGAAAATAAAGACCTGATAATCTGGATCGACATTGCAAAGATACTCGCCGACACACTCAAAGAACCGGATGGTGCAGTTGCAGTATGATCATCTCATATAAATAATAAATAAAATTCAATGGGGTTTCAAACGAAATAAAAGGGAATAATAATGCCATTTTTGATTCTGCGGGGGATCAAAAATATCCTTACGGGAGAAAGGAGCAAAAGACCTGAAAGAATAAAATATCTGAAGGGAATGAATGCATTCCTGATAATAAAAGCCCTTTTTATAATATTTTCCAATACGGTTCCACACTTCCGCCTCCAGGTTCGTCCCCGGTACCGGATGTATAAACTTCAATCTACTTTCCGGACCTGAGCCACTCCCACGCCTCGTCAATTCTGTCTTCTTTGAAGAATTTCATGTAGATGTGCGAGATAAAGGCATAGGATTTGAAAAGCCAGCTCATAAACTCGTCCCATTTTTCATCAAAGACAACCGCAGTCTCGTTTACAGCCGCGATTTTAGGCCAGTTGATGAAATCGTCCCATGCTGCATGGGCGGTCCGGCCTTCAAAATTCTCCGTCTTAAACATTATGTTGATCCTTTCATGCTCTTCCAGGGCCTTTTCCAGGACAGGAATAAGTGTCTTCCTGTAATCTTCATCCGTCAGTTTTCCCCGGATCAAAAACCCCGTATTCTTCCCGGAACTCTCAGGCATTATAGTTATAATAATCCGCGATTAATGCAGGCGGAATCTATTATACATTGGAAGAACCGGAAAGATTCACGATATGAAGACATTAGCGGTAACTTAACATCAGGTGCTGCATACTACTTACATATGAGCGAAAGAGAAGACCGTTATGCAACGATCAGGGAGTTCTTACAGGAAAAATACCCTGAAGCGGTTTCGATCTCCACGATATCAAGGCAACTCAATATGAACCGGGGGTCGGTTGCCAAATATCTCGAAGTCCTCCAGTCTCACGGCAACGTGATCATGAAACCATATGGGAAATCAAAATTATATTCCATTGCCCAGAACGTGGCATTCGACGATCTCTTCGACTATATTTCCGATGCAATCGTAATTCTCGATGCAGACCTGCATATCCTGATGGTCAATAAAAGCTTCATCGAGACCTTCAATATAAGATCCGGGAAAAAGATCATAGGAAATGAATTATCCAGGATCAACCTGGCTCTTTTAGACAATCCAACGGTCCTTGAGAACATCGACAGGATACTCAATTCACGTGTCTTTATCAACGAGATGCTGCTCATCGAAAGGGGAACGGACAGGATCTTTCTTACCGAATTCGTATCCACGGTAATCCCGTCCATCTCATTTACCGGAAAACCGGGCATCATGATTAGCCTCCGTGACATTACAACATGGAAGAAGACCGAGGAGGCGCTGAAGAGCAGCGAACAGAAGATCCGCACCCTCTTCGAAGAAGTGCCGAGCGGAATCATTCTCTTCCGGGAGGACGGGACCATCCTGAACGCAAACAGGGCGTCGCTCGACATCCTCGGGCTCACGAGATTCACCGACCTCGAAGAATTCAAGCTCCATGACATCATGTGCTCGAGGGAGATAATCCAGAACCTGATCAGGCAGGGGGAGATCGCCGAACTGACTCTTTCATGCAACTTCGACAGGCTGAAGTCGCATACCCTGACATCGACAAAAAAATCCGGCATTGCATATTTCCAGATCGTCTTTGCACCTGTCACGGATAAAACAGGCAAATCATCCAGCGAATTCTTTATTCTCTTCCTCGATATCACCGCCAAAAAGATCGCCGAGAAGCAGCTGAAAGAGCGCTACCAGGGGATCGTGAACAACCTGCCGGGCATAGTATACCAGTTCTACGCACGCGATTCGGGAGAATGGGGGGTTTATTATGTCAACGAACGTACTCAGGAGATCTACGGGGTTCCGACCGAACCGCTGAAGAACTGGTTTGACAGGTACGGGGAATGCATCGCACCGGAGGACCAGGAACGCTGGTTCGATTCGATCCACGATGTGATAAAAAGGGTAGCACCATGGGAGTTTGAAGGAAGGTTCATCAAACCGTCGGGGGAGGAGATGTACATCCGTGGGATCTCACAACCGGTTCGCCTGAAGCACGAGACGGTATGGAACGGAATATTCTTAGACATTACCGACAGGAGGATGGCCGAGGAGGCATTGCGCATGAGTGAAGAGCGACTCAGGGGTATTACAAGCAACCTGCCGGGCATAGTATACCAGTTCTATGCAC from Methanolacinia petrolearia DSM 11571 encodes:
- a CDS encoding methyl-accepting chemotaxis protein, with product MSIETIQNVLENYVNGNKNAEIDTNLLDPESFRLGEMINQIIREKNESDDQANFFYDTIMKIPVPMALMDPSLNIIDVNEDLVEISGTSKERFCKLDLQNFYREFKIELIEGNGVKKALETKSRVAGIFYMTFKGDVKTIETHTIPLLDEYGKIRNFNLVFIDVTESARTIDYIEAGVSNVAHDLNCIADGRLEELRLEVGEADEYTREVRKQFLEMTSYVKLVNETLHSLVADIHKLVDAGNDGRLEFRAESSGYKGAYIGLIEGTNDLLKSVAVPVNEAMNICNHYADADFTARFSDDIKVKGDFLKFKESLNNIGINVSETLSATSRVTGQVASNSTEVVKGTNEVAKAAEGVANTSQKTADLTKELNASIENINSQISDLSASNEEIASTSQEVFNAANHVVEIGKEAQNLGKDANKKMENVEKIASESVNEIHELTEKIKEVSNVVKLINDITSQINLLALNAAIEAARAGEHGRGFAVVAGEVKNLAAEARAATGSIESVVSAVQSSSEKTASAITSANQEIVNGVDSVTKAIEALNTIITNAGQVSNDIGEITKAIEDQAKISNNVVQSVEEGTAKTKEVQKESEELAALAEEASASVEEIGSAIQEVNALIKNLEEANSKFKY
- a CDS encoding chemotaxis protein CheW, producing the protein MAEMKDVVQFEIGGVQYALDINIAREIVEMMPITPVPRAPEHIAGIINLRGEITNILNLNYLMGLPPGKEVENRKIIVLVSEAANGSNVGLIVDDVQSVLQVSEEDIDQMDEAMSREAYVKGIIKIGKENSENKNLVIWIDIAKILSDTLRESDVAVAV
- a CDS encoding methyl-accepting chemotaxis protein; the protein is MSIESIQTVLENYVNGNKNAKIDTKLLESGSVRLGELINRIIEEKNERNEWADFLYDALMKVPVAMALMDKDLNIKDANDDLVELSGTSKEKFCRMDLRDFYNEFKLELIEGKSAKDAVELKSRVSGKFHMTFKGDVKTIDVLSIPLFDKNGKIKNINVVLIDTTESAKMIDYIKDEVSNVAHDLNCIAEGKPEEIRLEVGDGDAYMREVREQFLEINSSVKLVNETLLTIVTDIQKLVEAGNDGRLEFRVDSNRYNGAYIELMEGTNDLLKSVAVPVNEAMNICNNYAKADFTARFSDEIKVKGDFLKFKEALNNIGINVSESLSATSRVTDQVAVNSGEVAKGTDEVAKAAEGVANTSQKTADLTKELHASIENINSQIAGLSASNEEIASTSQEVFNAANHVVAIGKEAQDLGKDANKKMENVEKIASQSVSEIHDLTEKIKEVSNVVKLINDITSQINLLALNAAIEAARAGEHGRGFAVVAGEVKNLAAEARTATDSIESVVSAVQSGSEKTASAITSANQEILNGVESVTKTIEALNTIITNAGQVSNDIGEITKAIEDQAKISNNIVHSVEEGTAKTKEVQKESEELAALAEEASASVEEIGSAIQEVNALIKNLEDANSKFKY
- a CDS encoding chemotaxis protein CheW, yielding MAEMKDIVQFEIGGVQYALDINIAREIVEMMPITPVPRAPEHIAGIINLRGEITNILNLNYLMGLPAGEEVENRKIIVLVPEAADGSNVGLIVDDVQSVLQVSEEDIDQMDEAMSREAYVKGIIKIGKDSSENKDLIIWIDIAKILADTLKEPDGAVAV
- a CDS encoding SpoIIAA family protein, which produces MPESSGKNTGFLIRGKLTDEDYRKTLIPVLEKALEEHERINIMFKTENFEGRTAHAAWDDFINWPKIAAVNETAVVFDEKWDEFMSWLFKSYAFISHIYMKFFKEDRIDEAWEWLRSGK
- a CDS encoding PAS domain S-box protein; this encodes MSEREDRYATIREFLQEKYPEAVSISTISRQLNMNRGSVAKYLEVLQSHGNVIMKPYGKSKLYSIAQNVAFDDLFDYISDAIVILDADLHILMVNKSFIETFNIRSGKKIIGNELSRINLALLDNPTVLENIDRILNSRVFINEMLLIERGTDRIFLTEFVSTVIPSISFTGKPGIMISLRDITTWKKTEEALKSSEQKIRTLFEEVPSGIILFREDGTILNANRASLDILGLTRFTDLEEFKLHDIMCSREIIQNLIRQGEIAELTLSCNFDRLKSHTLTSTKKSGIAYFQIVFAPVTDKTGKSSSEFFILFLDITAKKIAEKQLKERYQGIVNNLPGIVYQFYARDSGEWGVYYVNERTQEIYGVPTEPLKNWFDRYGECIAPEDQERWFDSIHDVIKRVAPWEFEGRFIKPSGEEMYIRGISQPVRLKHETVWNGIFLDITDRRMAEEALRMSEERLRGITSNLPGIVYQFYARNPREWGTYYVDERSTEVYGIPPDPVDTWILRYGDYIAPEDQERWLNSIQDVIETVKKWEFEGRFIRPDGEEMYIRVLSQPVRLRNETVWNGIILDITDRRKAEEALRRTELKEARYHSFFENTCNGVLIYEPLENGDHIIKDVNKMTASLLRMDKEDIVGKRLFEEFPDLPDPYVRDLLHRVLITEKPEFVAPLKYRNREEFPWISHYVFKLPSGEIASFMIDVTDVVKDDAKPAKRKAK